In one Castor canadensis chromosome 15, mCasCan1.hap1v2, whole genome shotgun sequence genomic region, the following are encoded:
- the Znf438 gene encoding zinc finger protein 438 isoform X1 — translation MRRPMAICRKVIIQVKYIIMQNSISLSPKDQGDVSMSSSPGEKQLTQQMSESPGKRVYTDCLLSSYRGQCFEKQFSGLHLSLEGESSIPSGTIQSGKNLQSKSQFRTIAPKIVPKVLTSRMLPCPSPSLSDRGSLGPSLTSKTLGMGMPTQNYVLMQVAGQEGTFSLVALPNVASAQSIQKPRMSPPENLKLPIPRYQPLRNNKGPRKKPSLNSPERGCSKIPAPAQVCPQMSPFPPAYLELLTKPTLLKQAPSLDQAPGSSISTPPPTSSGGHRDSEPPVTNSHGDLSTPATPASSTLEELSAMQSISKIPGKANFLSREPPRNPAAAAAASEKLEEQVSHAKAVTSLSPAISVQMICSAPKGKLPVLPYSRMKMTEVCKIESDAYIADFSVPGYGTDCDRRCPITEGFQAAAKMASKVPVQQIPKQRLCESIFCPVTKPDLNHKTKLNGGATKRRVRKRKVPDEILAFQGKRKKCLINKCRDGKERIKNDPQESRDQKPGAMRKYRSIMPKPTIVMSAAVPLTSPSAALQSQTPSSLRQEIFLNSSFTPKYLSYKQNDSLSPKSISGFKSGFSGIKKPWHRCHVCNHHFQFKQHLRDHMNTHTNRRPYSCRICRKAYVRPGSLSTHMKLHHSENRLRKLMCCEFCAKVFGHVRVYFGHLKEVHRVVISTEPSSNDPQPGDMPKKRDRETSVQGMEGSLERENKSSLEEDFLLNQADEVKLQIKCGRCHITTHSFAEIKFHLLCVHGEEIQGRLQEGILPGSRIAQETLVKHTAPDWKPHPERRKQVRPYTAEDTSCTLPRLKRQFCLHHQKGGVEQSMHNEGGQQGKSEPQGLDCASPRTLHLWSHLGFNCLLCTQTLGRKEELLLHWGCRHNCEDPSRLWTVLSAVSNQGVIELSPDAEK, via the exons GAGATGTTTCCATGTCCAGCAGTCCTGGGGAGAAACAGCTGACTCAGCAGATGTCAGAGTCTCCTGGGAAGAGAGTGTACACAG ATTGCCTTCTTTCATCCTACAGAGGCCAATGTTTCGAGAAACAATTCTCAGGACTCCACTTGTCCTTGGAAG GTGAATCAAGCATCCCTTCTGGAACAATACAAAGTGGGAAAAATTTGCAGAGTAAGAGTCAGTTTAGGACCATTGCACCAAAAATTGTGCCCAAAGTTCTAACTTCCAGAATGCTGCCATGTCCTTCACCATCACTCTCTGATCGGGGAAGTCTGGGACCCTCCCTAACCTCCAAGACCCTGGGGATGGGGATGCCCACCCAGAACTATGTTCTGATGCAGGTGGCTGGCCAGGAGGGGACATTTTCTCTTGTCGCTTTGCCAAATGTTGCCTCAGCTCAGTCAATTCAGAAACCCAGAATGTCCCCACCTGAAAACCTTAAGCTGCCTATTCCTCGATATCAGCCCCTAAGAAATAACAAAGGACCAAGAAAGAAACCCAGCCTAAACTCCCCTGAAAGGGGCTGTAGCAAAATTCCTGCCCCAGCCCAGGTGTGTCCTCAGATGTCCCCTTTTCCACCTGCCTACCTTGAACTCCTAACCAAACCCACTCTACTCAAGCAAGCACCATCCCTAGACCAAGCCCCAGGCAGTAGCATCAGCACACCTCCACCAACCAGTAGTGGTGGCCACAGGGACTCAGAACCTCCAGTGACAAACAGCCATGGAGATCTGAGCACTCCTGCCACCCCAGCATCATCCACTCTGGAGGAGCTCTCTGCCATGCAGAGCATCTCAAAGATACCTGGGAAAGCAAACTTTCTAAGCAGGGAACCACCCAGGaatcctgctgctgctgctgctgccagtgAAAAACTTGAAGAGCAGGTTAGTCACGCAAAGGCCGTAACCAGTTTATCACCAGCCATTTCAGTCCAGATGATCTGTTCAGCCCCCAAAGGTAAACTGCCAGTCTTACCCTactccagaatgaaaatgacaGAAGTTTGCAAAATTGAATCAGATGCTTATATTGCAGATTTTTCTGTACCTGGATATGGAACAGACTGTGATAGGAGATGCCCAATCACAGAAGGCTTCCAGGCGGCTGCCAAAATGGCCAGCAAGGTACCTGTCCAACAGATACCAAAGCAGCGTCTTTGTGAGAGTATCTTTTGTCCAGTCACCAAACCAGATctcaaccacaaaacaaaactgaatggtGGAGCAACAAAGAGAAGAGTAAGGAAACGAAAGGTACCAGATGAAATTTTGGCAtttcaaggaaaaaggaagaaatgcctTATTAATAAGTGCAGAGAtggtaaagaaagaataaaaaatgatccTCAAGAATCCAGAGACCAAAAGCCTGGGGCTATGAGAAAGTATCGTAGCATTATGCCCAAACCTACCATTGTCATGTCTGCTGCAGTCCCCCTGACTTCTCCTTCAGCTGCACTGCAATCCCAAACACCCAGCAGCCTACGACAGGAGATCTTCTTAAATAGTTCATTCACTCCTAAATATCTCAGCTATAAGCAGAATGACAGCCTGTCTCCTAAATCCATCTCTGGGTTCAAAAGTGGATTCTCTGGCATTAAGAAGCCTTGGCATAGATGTCATGTCTGTAACCACCATTTCCAGTTCAAACAACACCTAAGAGACCACATGAACACGCACACCAATAGGAGGCCTTACAGTTGTCGCATTTGTCGCAAGGCCTATGTACGTCCTGGCAGCCTGAGCACACACATGAAACTTCACCACAGTGAGAACCGTCTCAGGAAACTCATGTGCTGTGAGTTTTGTGCAAAAGTGTTTGGTCATGTCCGAGTCTATTTTGGCCATCTAAAAGAAGTACACAGAGTTGTGATCAGCACTGAACCCTCCTCCAATGACCCACAGCCAGGGGACATGCCAAAGAAGAGGGACAGAGAAACTAGTGTCCAAGGGATGGAGGGATCACTGGAGAG GGAAAACAAGTCAAGCTTGGAAGAAGATTTCCTTCTAAACCAGGCAGACGAGGTCAAATTACAAATCAAATGTGGCCGCTGTCATATCACCACTCATTCTTTTGCCGAAATAAAGTTTCATTTGCTTTGTGTTCATGGAGAGGAAATTCAGGGAAGGCTACAAGAAGGAATCTTGCCAGGCAGCAGAATTGCTCAGGAAACATTAGTTAAACATACTGCTCCTGACTGGAAACCGCACCCAGAGAGAAGAAAGCAGGTGAGGCCTTACACAGCTGAGGACACATCTTGCACACTTCCGAGACTCAAAAGGCAGTTCTGCCTTCATCACCAGAAGGGTGGTGTGGAGCAGTCCATGCACAATGAAGGGGGCCAGCAGGGAAAAAGTGAGCCCCAGGGCCTGGACTGTGCCAGCCCCCGCACCCTTCACCTCTGGTCCCATTTAGGCTTCAACTGCCTCCTCTGCACCCAGAcactggggaggaaggaggaactgCTCCTGCACTGGGGATGCCGGCATAACTGTGAGGACCCTTCCAGGCTGTGGACTGTTTTAAGTGCGGTCTCTAACCAGGGAGTCATTGAACTTTCTCCGGATGCTGAAAAATGA
- the Znf438 gene encoding zinc finger protein 438 isoform X9: MQNSISLSPKDQGESSIPSGTIQSGKNLQSKSQFRTIAPKIVPKVLTSRMLPCPSPSLSDRGSLGPSLTSKTLGMGMPTQNYVLMQVAGQEGTFSLVALPNVASAQSIQKPRMSPPENLKLPIPRYQPLRNNKGPRKKPSLNSPERGCSKIPAPAQVCPQMSPFPPAYLELLTKPTLLKQAPSLDQAPGSSISTPPPTSSGGHRDSEPPVTNSHGDLSTPATPASSTLEELSAMQSISKIPGKANFLSREPPRNPAAAAAASEKLEEQVSHAKAVTSLSPAISVQMICSAPKGKLPVLPYSRMKMTEVCKIESDAYIADFSVPGYGTDCDRRCPITEGFQAAAKMASKVPVQQIPKQRLCESIFCPVTKPDLNHKTKLNGGATKRRVRKRKVPDEILAFQGKRKKCLINKCRDGKERIKNDPQESRDQKPGAMRKYRSIMPKPTIVMSAAVPLTSPSAALQSQTPSSLRQEIFLNSSFTPKYLSYKQNDSLSPKSISGFKSGFSGIKKPWHRCHVCNHHFQFKQHLRDHMNTHTNRRPYSCRICRKAYVRPGSLSTHMKLHHSENRLRKLMCCEFCAKVFGHVRVYFGHLKEVHRVVISTEPSSNDPQPGDMPKKRDRETSVQGMEGSLERENKSSLEEDFLLNQADEVKLQIKCGRCHITTHSFAEIKFHLLCVHGEEIQGRLQEGILPGSRIAQETLVKHTAPDWKPHPERRKQVRPYTAEDTSCTLPRLKRQFCLHHQKGGVEQSMHNEGGQQGKSEPQGLDCASPRTLHLWSHLGFNCLLCTQTLGRKEELLLHWGCRHNCEDPSRLWTVLSAVSNQGVIELSPDAEK, from the exons GTGAATCAAGCATCCCTTCTGGAACAATACAAAGTGGGAAAAATTTGCAGAGTAAGAGTCAGTTTAGGACCATTGCACCAAAAATTGTGCCCAAAGTTCTAACTTCCAGAATGCTGCCATGTCCTTCACCATCACTCTCTGATCGGGGAAGTCTGGGACCCTCCCTAACCTCCAAGACCCTGGGGATGGGGATGCCCACCCAGAACTATGTTCTGATGCAGGTGGCTGGCCAGGAGGGGACATTTTCTCTTGTCGCTTTGCCAAATGTTGCCTCAGCTCAGTCAATTCAGAAACCCAGAATGTCCCCACCTGAAAACCTTAAGCTGCCTATTCCTCGATATCAGCCCCTAAGAAATAACAAAGGACCAAGAAAGAAACCCAGCCTAAACTCCCCTGAAAGGGGCTGTAGCAAAATTCCTGCCCCAGCCCAGGTGTGTCCTCAGATGTCCCCTTTTCCACCTGCCTACCTTGAACTCCTAACCAAACCCACTCTACTCAAGCAAGCACCATCCCTAGACCAAGCCCCAGGCAGTAGCATCAGCACACCTCCACCAACCAGTAGTGGTGGCCACAGGGACTCAGAACCTCCAGTGACAAACAGCCATGGAGATCTGAGCACTCCTGCCACCCCAGCATCATCCACTCTGGAGGAGCTCTCTGCCATGCAGAGCATCTCAAAGATACCTGGGAAAGCAAACTTTCTAAGCAGGGAACCACCCAGGaatcctgctgctgctgctgctgccagtgAAAAACTTGAAGAGCAGGTTAGTCACGCAAAGGCCGTAACCAGTTTATCACCAGCCATTTCAGTCCAGATGATCTGTTCAGCCCCCAAAGGTAAACTGCCAGTCTTACCCTactccagaatgaaaatgacaGAAGTTTGCAAAATTGAATCAGATGCTTATATTGCAGATTTTTCTGTACCTGGATATGGAACAGACTGTGATAGGAGATGCCCAATCACAGAAGGCTTCCAGGCGGCTGCCAAAATGGCCAGCAAGGTACCTGTCCAACAGATACCAAAGCAGCGTCTTTGTGAGAGTATCTTTTGTCCAGTCACCAAACCAGATctcaaccacaaaacaaaactgaatggtGGAGCAACAAAGAGAAGAGTAAGGAAACGAAAGGTACCAGATGAAATTTTGGCAtttcaaggaaaaaggaagaaatgcctTATTAATAAGTGCAGAGAtggtaaagaaagaataaaaaatgatccTCAAGAATCCAGAGACCAAAAGCCTGGGGCTATGAGAAAGTATCGTAGCATTATGCCCAAACCTACCATTGTCATGTCTGCTGCAGTCCCCCTGACTTCTCCTTCAGCTGCACTGCAATCCCAAACACCCAGCAGCCTACGACAGGAGATCTTCTTAAATAGTTCATTCACTCCTAAATATCTCAGCTATAAGCAGAATGACAGCCTGTCTCCTAAATCCATCTCTGGGTTCAAAAGTGGATTCTCTGGCATTAAGAAGCCTTGGCATAGATGTCATGTCTGTAACCACCATTTCCAGTTCAAACAACACCTAAGAGACCACATGAACACGCACACCAATAGGAGGCCTTACAGTTGTCGCATTTGTCGCAAGGCCTATGTACGTCCTGGCAGCCTGAGCACACACATGAAACTTCACCACAGTGAGAACCGTCTCAGGAAACTCATGTGCTGTGAGTTTTGTGCAAAAGTGTTTGGTCATGTCCGAGTCTATTTTGGCCATCTAAAAGAAGTACACAGAGTTGTGATCAGCACTGAACCCTCCTCCAATGACCCACAGCCAGGGGACATGCCAAAGAAGAGGGACAGAGAAACTAGTGTCCAAGGGATGGAGGGATCACTGGAGAG GGAAAACAAGTCAAGCTTGGAAGAAGATTTCCTTCTAAACCAGGCAGACGAGGTCAAATTACAAATCAAATGTGGCCGCTGTCATATCACCACTCATTCTTTTGCCGAAATAAAGTTTCATTTGCTTTGTGTTCATGGAGAGGAAATTCAGGGAAGGCTACAAGAAGGAATCTTGCCAGGCAGCAGAATTGCTCAGGAAACATTAGTTAAACATACTGCTCCTGACTGGAAACCGCACCCAGAGAGAAGAAAGCAGGTGAGGCCTTACACAGCTGAGGACACATCTTGCACACTTCCGAGACTCAAAAGGCAGTTCTGCCTTCATCACCAGAAGGGTGGTGTGGAGCAGTCCATGCACAATGAAGGGGGCCAGCAGGGAAAAAGTGAGCCCCAGGGCCTGGACTGTGCCAGCCCCCGCACCCTTCACCTCTGGTCCCATTTAGGCTTCAACTGCCTCCTCTGCACCCAGAcactggggaggaaggaggaactgCTCCTGCACTGGGGATGCCGGCATAACTGTGAGGACCCTTCCAGGCTGTGGACTGTTTTAAGTGCGGTCTCTAACCAGGGAGTCATTGAACTTTCTCCGGATGCTGAAAAATGA
- the Znf438 gene encoding zinc finger protein 438 isoform X7, translated as MTWVASRHWLKGDVSMSSSPGEKQLTQQMSESPGKRVYTGESSIPSGTIQSGKNLQSKSQFRTIAPKIVPKVLTSRMLPCPSPSLSDRGSLGPSLTSKTLGMGMPTQNYVLMQVAGQEGTFSLVALPNVASAQSIQKPRMSPPENLKLPIPRYQPLRNNKGPRKKPSLNSPERGCSKIPAPAQVCPQMSPFPPAYLELLTKPTLLKQAPSLDQAPGSSISTPPPTSSGGHRDSEPPVTNSHGDLSTPATPASSTLEELSAMQSISKIPGKANFLSREPPRNPAAAAAASEKLEEQVSHAKAVTSLSPAISVQMICSAPKGKLPVLPYSRMKMTEVCKIESDAYIADFSVPGYGTDCDRRCPITEGFQAAAKMASKVPVQQIPKQRLCESIFCPVTKPDLNHKTKLNGGATKRRVRKRKVPDEILAFQGKRKKCLINKCRDGKERIKNDPQESRDQKPGAMRKYRSIMPKPTIVMSAAVPLTSPSAALQSQTPSSLRQEIFLNSSFTPKYLSYKQNDSLSPKSISGFKSGFSGIKKPWHRCHVCNHHFQFKQHLRDHMNTHTNRRPYSCRICRKAYVRPGSLSTHMKLHHSENRLRKLMCCEFCAKVFGHVRVYFGHLKEVHRVVISTEPSSNDPQPGDMPKKRDRETSVQGMEGSLERENKSSLEEDFLLNQADEVKLQIKCGRCHITTHSFAEIKFHLLCVHGEEIQGRLQEGILPGSRIAQETLVKHTAPDWKPHPERRKQVRPYTAEDTSCTLPRLKRQFCLHHQKGGVEQSMHNEGGQQGKSEPQGLDCASPRTLHLWSHLGFNCLLCTQTLGRKEELLLHWGCRHNCEDPSRLWTVLSAVSNQGVIELSPDAEK; from the exons GAGATGTTTCCATGTCCAGCAGTCCTGGGGAGAAACAGCTGACTCAGCAGATGTCAGAGTCTCCTGGGAAGAGAGTGTACACAG GTGAATCAAGCATCCCTTCTGGAACAATACAAAGTGGGAAAAATTTGCAGAGTAAGAGTCAGTTTAGGACCATTGCACCAAAAATTGTGCCCAAAGTTCTAACTTCCAGAATGCTGCCATGTCCTTCACCATCACTCTCTGATCGGGGAAGTCTGGGACCCTCCCTAACCTCCAAGACCCTGGGGATGGGGATGCCCACCCAGAACTATGTTCTGATGCAGGTGGCTGGCCAGGAGGGGACATTTTCTCTTGTCGCTTTGCCAAATGTTGCCTCAGCTCAGTCAATTCAGAAACCCAGAATGTCCCCACCTGAAAACCTTAAGCTGCCTATTCCTCGATATCAGCCCCTAAGAAATAACAAAGGACCAAGAAAGAAACCCAGCCTAAACTCCCCTGAAAGGGGCTGTAGCAAAATTCCTGCCCCAGCCCAGGTGTGTCCTCAGATGTCCCCTTTTCCACCTGCCTACCTTGAACTCCTAACCAAACCCACTCTACTCAAGCAAGCACCATCCCTAGACCAAGCCCCAGGCAGTAGCATCAGCACACCTCCACCAACCAGTAGTGGTGGCCACAGGGACTCAGAACCTCCAGTGACAAACAGCCATGGAGATCTGAGCACTCCTGCCACCCCAGCATCATCCACTCTGGAGGAGCTCTCTGCCATGCAGAGCATCTCAAAGATACCTGGGAAAGCAAACTTTCTAAGCAGGGAACCACCCAGGaatcctgctgctgctgctgctgccagtgAAAAACTTGAAGAGCAGGTTAGTCACGCAAAGGCCGTAACCAGTTTATCACCAGCCATTTCAGTCCAGATGATCTGTTCAGCCCCCAAAGGTAAACTGCCAGTCTTACCCTactccagaatgaaaatgacaGAAGTTTGCAAAATTGAATCAGATGCTTATATTGCAGATTTTTCTGTACCTGGATATGGAACAGACTGTGATAGGAGATGCCCAATCACAGAAGGCTTCCAGGCGGCTGCCAAAATGGCCAGCAAGGTACCTGTCCAACAGATACCAAAGCAGCGTCTTTGTGAGAGTATCTTTTGTCCAGTCACCAAACCAGATctcaaccacaaaacaaaactgaatggtGGAGCAACAAAGAGAAGAGTAAGGAAACGAAAGGTACCAGATGAAATTTTGGCAtttcaaggaaaaaggaagaaatgcctTATTAATAAGTGCAGAGAtggtaaagaaagaataaaaaatgatccTCAAGAATCCAGAGACCAAAAGCCTGGGGCTATGAGAAAGTATCGTAGCATTATGCCCAAACCTACCATTGTCATGTCTGCTGCAGTCCCCCTGACTTCTCCTTCAGCTGCACTGCAATCCCAAACACCCAGCAGCCTACGACAGGAGATCTTCTTAAATAGTTCATTCACTCCTAAATATCTCAGCTATAAGCAGAATGACAGCCTGTCTCCTAAATCCATCTCTGGGTTCAAAAGTGGATTCTCTGGCATTAAGAAGCCTTGGCATAGATGTCATGTCTGTAACCACCATTTCCAGTTCAAACAACACCTAAGAGACCACATGAACACGCACACCAATAGGAGGCCTTACAGTTGTCGCATTTGTCGCAAGGCCTATGTACGTCCTGGCAGCCTGAGCACACACATGAAACTTCACCACAGTGAGAACCGTCTCAGGAAACTCATGTGCTGTGAGTTTTGTGCAAAAGTGTTTGGTCATGTCCGAGTCTATTTTGGCCATCTAAAAGAAGTACACAGAGTTGTGATCAGCACTGAACCCTCCTCCAATGACCCACAGCCAGGGGACATGCCAAAGAAGAGGGACAGAGAAACTAGTGTCCAAGGGATGGAGGGATCACTGGAGAG GGAAAACAAGTCAAGCTTGGAAGAAGATTTCCTTCTAAACCAGGCAGACGAGGTCAAATTACAAATCAAATGTGGCCGCTGTCATATCACCACTCATTCTTTTGCCGAAATAAAGTTTCATTTGCTTTGTGTTCATGGAGAGGAAATTCAGGGAAGGCTACAAGAAGGAATCTTGCCAGGCAGCAGAATTGCTCAGGAAACATTAGTTAAACATACTGCTCCTGACTGGAAACCGCACCCAGAGAGAAGAAAGCAGGTGAGGCCTTACACAGCTGAGGACACATCTTGCACACTTCCGAGACTCAAAAGGCAGTTCTGCCTTCATCACCAGAAGGGTGGTGTGGAGCAGTCCATGCACAATGAAGGGGGCCAGCAGGGAAAAAGTGAGCCCCAGGGCCTGGACTGTGCCAGCCCCCGCACCCTTCACCTCTGGTCCCATTTAGGCTTCAACTGCCTCCTCTGCACCCAGAcactggggaggaaggaggaactgCTCCTGCACTGGGGATGCCGGCATAACTGTGAGGACCCTTCCAGGCTGTGGACTGTTTTAAGTGCGGTCTCTAACCAGGGAGTCATTGAACTTTCTCCGGATGCTGAAAAATGA
- the Znf438 gene encoding zinc finger protein 438 isoform X4 gives MRRPMAICRKVIIQVKYIIMQNSISLSPKDQGDVSMSSSPGEKQLTQQMSESPGKRVYTGESSIPSGTIQSGKNLQSKSQFRTIAPKIVPKVLTSRMLPCPSPSLSDRGSLGPSLTSKTLGMGMPTQNYVLMQVAGQEGTFSLVALPNVASAQSIQKPRMSPPENLKLPIPRYQPLRNNKGPRKKPSLNSPERGCSKIPAPAQVCPQMSPFPPAYLELLTKPTLLKQAPSLDQAPGSSISTPPPTSSGGHRDSEPPVTNSHGDLSTPATPASSTLEELSAMQSISKIPGKANFLSREPPRNPAAAAAASEKLEEQVSHAKAVTSLSPAISVQMICSAPKGKLPVLPYSRMKMTEVCKIESDAYIADFSVPGYGTDCDRRCPITEGFQAAAKMASKVPVQQIPKQRLCESIFCPVTKPDLNHKTKLNGGATKRRVRKRKVPDEILAFQGKRKKCLINKCRDGKERIKNDPQESRDQKPGAMRKYRSIMPKPTIVMSAAVPLTSPSAALQSQTPSSLRQEIFLNSSFTPKYLSYKQNDSLSPKSISGFKSGFSGIKKPWHRCHVCNHHFQFKQHLRDHMNTHTNRRPYSCRICRKAYVRPGSLSTHMKLHHSENRLRKLMCCEFCAKVFGHVRVYFGHLKEVHRVVISTEPSSNDPQPGDMPKKRDRETSVQGMEGSLERENKSSLEEDFLLNQADEVKLQIKCGRCHITTHSFAEIKFHLLCVHGEEIQGRLQEGILPGSRIAQETLVKHTAPDWKPHPERRKQVRPYTAEDTSCTLPRLKRQFCLHHQKGGVEQSMHNEGGQQGKSEPQGLDCASPRTLHLWSHLGFNCLLCTQTLGRKEELLLHWGCRHNCEDPSRLWTVLSAVSNQGVIELSPDAEK, from the exons GAGATGTTTCCATGTCCAGCAGTCCTGGGGAGAAACAGCTGACTCAGCAGATGTCAGAGTCTCCTGGGAAGAGAGTGTACACAG GTGAATCAAGCATCCCTTCTGGAACAATACAAAGTGGGAAAAATTTGCAGAGTAAGAGTCAGTTTAGGACCATTGCACCAAAAATTGTGCCCAAAGTTCTAACTTCCAGAATGCTGCCATGTCCTTCACCATCACTCTCTGATCGGGGAAGTCTGGGACCCTCCCTAACCTCCAAGACCCTGGGGATGGGGATGCCCACCCAGAACTATGTTCTGATGCAGGTGGCTGGCCAGGAGGGGACATTTTCTCTTGTCGCTTTGCCAAATGTTGCCTCAGCTCAGTCAATTCAGAAACCCAGAATGTCCCCACCTGAAAACCTTAAGCTGCCTATTCCTCGATATCAGCCCCTAAGAAATAACAAAGGACCAAGAAAGAAACCCAGCCTAAACTCCCCTGAAAGGGGCTGTAGCAAAATTCCTGCCCCAGCCCAGGTGTGTCCTCAGATGTCCCCTTTTCCACCTGCCTACCTTGAACTCCTAACCAAACCCACTCTACTCAAGCAAGCACCATCCCTAGACCAAGCCCCAGGCAGTAGCATCAGCACACCTCCACCAACCAGTAGTGGTGGCCACAGGGACTCAGAACCTCCAGTGACAAACAGCCATGGAGATCTGAGCACTCCTGCCACCCCAGCATCATCCACTCTGGAGGAGCTCTCTGCCATGCAGAGCATCTCAAAGATACCTGGGAAAGCAAACTTTCTAAGCAGGGAACCACCCAGGaatcctgctgctgctgctgctgccagtgAAAAACTTGAAGAGCAGGTTAGTCACGCAAAGGCCGTAACCAGTTTATCACCAGCCATTTCAGTCCAGATGATCTGTTCAGCCCCCAAAGGTAAACTGCCAGTCTTACCCTactccagaatgaaaatgacaGAAGTTTGCAAAATTGAATCAGATGCTTATATTGCAGATTTTTCTGTACCTGGATATGGAACAGACTGTGATAGGAGATGCCCAATCACAGAAGGCTTCCAGGCGGCTGCCAAAATGGCCAGCAAGGTACCTGTCCAACAGATACCAAAGCAGCGTCTTTGTGAGAGTATCTTTTGTCCAGTCACCAAACCAGATctcaaccacaaaacaaaactgaatggtGGAGCAACAAAGAGAAGAGTAAGGAAACGAAAGGTACCAGATGAAATTTTGGCAtttcaaggaaaaaggaagaaatgcctTATTAATAAGTGCAGAGAtggtaaagaaagaataaaaaatgatccTCAAGAATCCAGAGACCAAAAGCCTGGGGCTATGAGAAAGTATCGTAGCATTATGCCCAAACCTACCATTGTCATGTCTGCTGCAGTCCCCCTGACTTCTCCTTCAGCTGCACTGCAATCCCAAACACCCAGCAGCCTACGACAGGAGATCTTCTTAAATAGTTCATTCACTCCTAAATATCTCAGCTATAAGCAGAATGACAGCCTGTCTCCTAAATCCATCTCTGGGTTCAAAAGTGGATTCTCTGGCATTAAGAAGCCTTGGCATAGATGTCATGTCTGTAACCACCATTTCCAGTTCAAACAACACCTAAGAGACCACATGAACACGCACACCAATAGGAGGCCTTACAGTTGTCGCATTTGTCGCAAGGCCTATGTACGTCCTGGCAGCCTGAGCACACACATGAAACTTCACCACAGTGAGAACCGTCTCAGGAAACTCATGTGCTGTGAGTTTTGTGCAAAAGTGTTTGGTCATGTCCGAGTCTATTTTGGCCATCTAAAAGAAGTACACAGAGTTGTGATCAGCACTGAACCCTCCTCCAATGACCCACAGCCAGGGGACATGCCAAAGAAGAGGGACAGAGAAACTAGTGTCCAAGGGATGGAGGGATCACTGGAGAG GGAAAACAAGTCAAGCTTGGAAGAAGATTTCCTTCTAAACCAGGCAGACGAGGTCAAATTACAAATCAAATGTGGCCGCTGTCATATCACCACTCATTCTTTTGCCGAAATAAAGTTTCATTTGCTTTGTGTTCATGGAGAGGAAATTCAGGGAAGGCTACAAGAAGGAATCTTGCCAGGCAGCAGAATTGCTCAGGAAACATTAGTTAAACATACTGCTCCTGACTGGAAACCGCACCCAGAGAGAAGAAAGCAGGTGAGGCCTTACACAGCTGAGGACACATCTTGCACACTTCCGAGACTCAAAAGGCAGTTCTGCCTTCATCACCAGAAGGGTGGTGTGGAGCAGTCCATGCACAATGAAGGGGGCCAGCAGGGAAAAAGTGAGCCCCAGGGCCTGGACTGTGCCAGCCCCCGCACCCTTCACCTCTGGTCCCATTTAGGCTTCAACTGCCTCCTCTGCACCCAGAcactggggaggaaggaggaactgCTCCTGCACTGGGGATGCCGGCATAACTGTGAGGACCCTTCCAGGCTGTGGACTGTTTTAAGTGCGGTCTCTAACCAGGGAGTCATTGAACTTTCTCCGGATGCTGAAAAATGA